The Haloplanus sp. CK5-1 genome contains a region encoding:
- a CDS encoding ATP-NAD kinase family protein — MRIGFVVNPIAGMGGRVGLKGTDGKVEEARAKGADPRAPDRASRALAAIADRVGDATLVTWDDPMGAALAREAGYDPDVVGEPSDTETDADDTRAAVEAFLEAGVDLVCFVGGDGTAADVADALSGTDVPMLGVPAGVKVYSSVFAVSPEDAADVIATFERIERREVIDIDEDAYREGSVDPELRAVARVPVGEDLQSSKQTGSGNVESLAEGFAAEVDPEVTYVLGPGSTVGAIKAALGFEGSPLGVDVWRDGEVLAADASESAILDCLGERNVIVVSPIGGQGFVFGRGNPQLSPAVIRRCEVEIVASRTKLDDIGRLHVDTDDPDLDAELRGWARVRVGRFESRLLEVA; from the coding sequence ATGCGAATCGGCTTCGTGGTCAACCCCATCGCCGGCATGGGCGGGCGGGTCGGCCTGAAGGGGACGGACGGGAAGGTCGAGGAGGCCCGCGCCAAGGGGGCCGACCCCCGGGCACCGGACCGGGCGAGCCGTGCGCTCGCGGCCATCGCCGATCGTGTGGGCGACGCGACGCTGGTTACGTGGGACGATCCGATGGGTGCGGCGCTCGCCCGCGAGGCGGGCTACGACCCCGACGTGGTGGGCGAACCATCGGACACGGAGACGGACGCCGACGACACGCGAGCGGCGGTCGAGGCGTTCCTCGAGGCGGGCGTCGACTTGGTCTGTTTCGTCGGCGGGGACGGCACCGCGGCGGACGTGGCCGACGCCCTCTCCGGGACCGACGTGCCGATGCTCGGCGTGCCCGCGGGCGTGAAGGTGTACTCCTCGGTCTTCGCCGTCTCGCCCGAAGACGCGGCGGACGTAATCGCAACCTTCGAGCGAATCGAGCGCCGGGAGGTGATCGACATCGACGAGGACGCCTACCGCGAGGGGTCGGTCGACCCGGAGCTCCGGGCGGTGGCGCGAGTGCCGGTCGGCGAGGACCTCCAGTCGTCGAAACAGACGGGCAGCGGCAACGTCGAGTCGCTGGCGGAAGGGTTCGCCGCCGAGGTCGACCCCGAGGTGACGTACGTCCTCGGGCCGGGGAGCACCGTCGGTGCGATCAAGGCGGCGCTGGGGTTCGAGGGCTCGCCGCTCGGGGTCGACGTGTGGCGCGACGGCGAGGTGCTCGCGGCCGACGCGAGCGAGTCGGCGATCCTCGACTGTCTGGGCGAGCGCAACGTGATCGTCGTCTCGCCCATCGGCGGGCAGGGGTTCGTCTTCGGCCGGGGGAACCCACAGCTCTCACCGGCGGTCATCCGTCGGTGCGAGGTCGAAATCGTCGCCTCGCGGACGAAACTCGACGATATCGGGCGGCTCCACGTCGACACCGACGATCCGGACCTCGACGCCGAACTTCGGGGGTGGGCCCGCGTTCGCGTCGGTCGCTTCGAGTCCCGACTGCTGGAAGTCGCCTGA
- a CDS encoding phosphate uptake regulator PhoU: METRKVQRLGPSTLAMTLPAEWAKEHDVEKGDEVSLRMGGKGTLTVLPESASTEGSTATINADNLDAGALERAIVAQYVLGRRVIHITKSEGALDSEHINAVYRAETQLMGLGVIEETPERIAIRCSVDPEDFTLDNLLERLENTGGTMRNESVKAIAHGNADLAERALNRERQANKIFVLLLRLIFMAYQNPNLARAVGLESGFPLIGYRSVAKNLELTADNAEDIGNIALDATNNTLDVDGSTMRRIRDYTEQVDEITATAVEAVVERDYDKAIAVGRMFEEISDRELEIIKDLPDMTKVELLRTREVLVSLQQTAQYAMRNAEIAANLALNEESEHVAIE; the protein is encoded by the coding sequence ATGGAGACACGGAAAGTCCAACGGCTGGGACCGTCGACGCTGGCGATGACGCTCCCGGCGGAGTGGGCCAAGGAACACGACGTCGAGAAAGGCGACGAGGTGTCGCTTCGGATGGGCGGAAAGGGGACGCTGACCGTCCTCCCGGAGTCGGCGAGCACCGAGGGGTCGACCGCGACGATCAACGCCGACAACCTCGACGCTGGCGCCCTCGAACGAGCCATCGTCGCCCAGTACGTCCTCGGGCGGCGCGTCATCCACATCACGAAGTCAGAGGGCGCACTCGACAGCGAACATATCAACGCCGTCTACCGGGCCGAGACCCAACTGATGGGCCTCGGCGTCATCGAGGAGACGCCAGAACGGATCGCCATCCGGTGTTCGGTCGACCCCGAGGACTTCACGCTCGACAACCTCCTCGAACGCCTCGAGAACACCGGCGGGACGATGCGCAACGAGTCGGTGAAGGCCATCGCCCACGGCAACGCGGACTTGGCCGAACGGGCGCTGAACCGCGAGCGACAGGCGAACAAGATATTCGTCCTCCTGCTTCGTCTGATCTTCATGGCCTACCAGAACCCGAACCTGGCGCGGGCGGTCGGTCTCGAGTCCGGGTTCCCACTGATCGGCTACCGCTCGGTGGCGAAGAACCTCGAACTCACCGCGGACAACGCCGAGGACATCGGCAACATCGCCCTCGACGCGACGAACAACACCCTCGACGTCGACGGGTCGACGATGCGGCGCATCCGTGACTACACCGAGCAGGTCGACGAGATCACGGCGACCGCCGTCGAAGCCGTCGTCGAACGCGACTACGACAAGGCCATCGCAGTCGGGCGGATGTTCGAGGAGATCAGCGACCGCGAACTCGAGATCATCAAGGACCTTCCCGACATGACGAAGGTCGAACTCCTGCGGACCCGCGAGGTACTCGTCAGCCTCCAGCAGACCGCACAGTACGCCATGCGAAACGCGGAAATCGCCGCCAACCTCGCGCTCAACGAGGAGTCGGAACACGTCGCGATCGAGTAG
- a CDS encoding LEA type 2 family protein produces MLSRLRSHLSVRRLLVVGVILLAAVAVLVFSQPSVDGVDNRFGEVNETATVIESDLRVSNPNPIGANLGGLTVDYAVDMNGIRMATGVKDGVSIPRGESTVPMTTSLANERIPPWWVSHIRNGERTELAVNADVHSSVLGASFGAPKVTRTIETDIISAFNSTERRPVGEEGANGEPILYIEETSAQWGSVDESATRIDMRFVVSNPNPYPVPVSELGYEATMNGVEMGSGATEGHGVIPPGETRTIRATTVLNNENIDEWWVTHLNDDQVTEPRIDFAARVELPTGTVEIPMDPLTYTETIETDIFGNKEGSNGAEGDDGTATPTPADDGDGSETATPTDGDGGTTTSTPTATPTDGDGGTTTSTPTATPTPASTDDGGLLDDGETATPTAEPTATPTPVPTDDGGLLGVRSPGDVTEPVR; encoded by the coding sequence ATGCTCTCTCGGCTCCGCTCACACCTCTCGGTCCGGCGACTGCTCGTCGTCGGTGTGATCCTCCTCGCCGCCGTCGCCGTTCTCGTCTTCAGTCAACCGTCGGTCGACGGCGTCGACAACCGGTTCGGCGAGGTCAACGAGACGGCGACGGTGATTGAGAGCGACCTCCGGGTCTCCAACCCGAACCCGATCGGGGCAAATCTCGGCGGCCTCACGGTGGATTACGCCGTCGACATGAACGGCATCCGGATGGCGACCGGTGTCAAGGACGGGGTCTCGATCCCCCGTGGCGAGTCGACGGTGCCGATGACGACGAGCCTCGCCAACGAGCGCATCCCGCCGTGGTGGGTGAGCCACATCCGAAACGGCGAGCGGACCGAACTGGCGGTCAACGCCGACGTCCACTCCTCGGTACTCGGGGCGTCCTTCGGCGCGCCGAAGGTGACGCGGACCATCGAGACCGACATCATCTCGGCGTTCAACTCCACCGAGCGCCGACCGGTCGGCGAGGAGGGAGCGAACGGCGAACCGATCCTCTACATCGAGGAGACGAGCGCCCAGTGGGGGTCGGTCGACGAGTCGGCGACCCGGATCGACATGCGCTTCGTCGTCTCCAACCCGAACCCGTACCCAGTCCCCGTCTCCGAACTCGGTTACGAGGCGACGATGAACGGCGTCGAGATGGGGTCGGGAGCGACCGAGGGCCACGGCGTGATCCCGCCGGGCGAGACCCGAACGATCCGCGCGACGACGGTGTTGAACAACGAGAACATCGACGAGTGGTGGGTGACCCACCTGAACGACGACCAGGTGACCGAACCCCGCATCGACTTCGCCGCGCGGGTCGAGCTCCCGACGGGCACGGTCGAGATACCGATGGATCCCCTGACCTACACGGAGACCATCGAGACGGACATCTTCGGCAACAAAGAGGGGTCGAACGGGGCCGAGGGTGACGACGGAACGGCGACGCCGACGCCGGCCGACGACGGGGACGGGAGTGAGACAGCGACGCCGACAGACGGCGACGGCGGAACGACGACTTCCACCCCAACCGCGACGCCGACAGACGGCGACGGCGGAACGACGACTTCCACCCCAACCGCGACGCCGACACCCGCCTCCACCGACGACGGTGGCCTCCTCGACGACGGAGAGACGGCGACGCCGACCGCCGAACCGACCGCGACGCCGACACCCGTCCCCACCGACGACGGCGGCCTCCTGGGTGTGCGCTCGCCGGGCGACGTGACGGAACCGGTCAGGTAG
- a CDS encoding phytoene/squalene synthase family protein, protein MSRHAARPPGDRADLDWCHEAVQGVSRTFALTVDVLDEPMASYICIGYLLCRVPDTVEDADHIPPAAQARLLREYDAVLDPDDDTDPEAFRTSADEWLPAPDERTDDWEVVASTPRIVRTFRALPDDVREAVTPPARELVQGMAMFVERYADEGGLRIQSREELEEYCYYAAGTVGTLVTNLLARGDLSEGRRARLYDTAEEFGLLLQLVNVAKDVYDDFTEEDNVYLPAEWLAVEGVPQEAVVDPAHESGAAAVVRRTARHARSYLDDAQTYLETVPTTDGNTVAAWAIPFLLAVGTLRELLARPEDALSETGVKISRQEVFAVVTEMTTADSRAPLGDLREDIAGQPFHRASGQAD, encoded by the coding sequence ATGTCTCGACACGCAGCCAGACCTCCCGGTGACCGGGCCGACCTCGACTGGTGTCACGAGGCGGTGCAGGGTGTCTCTCGAACGTTCGCGTTGACCGTCGACGTACTCGACGAACCGATGGCGTCGTACATCTGTATCGGCTACCTGCTCTGTCGCGTCCCCGACACGGTCGAGGACGCCGACCACATCCCGCCTGCGGCGCAGGCACGACTCCTCCGCGAATACGACGCGGTCCTCGACCCCGACGACGACACCGACCCCGAGGCGTTCCGGACGTCGGCCGACGAGTGGCTCCCGGCGCCCGACGAACGGACCGACGACTGGGAGGTCGTCGCCAGCACCCCACGGATCGTCCGAACCTTTCGGGCTCTCCCCGACGACGTGCGCGAGGCGGTCACGCCGCCCGCCCGCGAACTCGTCCAAGGGATGGCGATGTTCGTCGAGCGCTACGCCGACGAGGGCGGACTCCGCATCCAGTCCCGCGAGGAACTGGAGGAGTACTGCTACTACGCCGCCGGCACCGTCGGCACCCTCGTCACCAACCTCCTGGCGCGTGGCGATCTCAGCGAGGGTCGTCGCGCCCGCCTCTACGACACCGCCGAGGAGTTCGGCCTCCTGCTCCAACTGGTCAACGTCGCCAAGGACGTGTACGACGACTTCACCGAGGAGGACAACGTCTACCTGCCGGCCGAGTGGCTGGCGGTCGAGGGGGTCCCACAGGAGGCCGTCGTCGACCCGGCCCACGAGTCCGGTGCAGCGGCGGTCGTCCGTCGCACCGCCCGCCACGCCCGCTCCTACCTCGACGACGCCCAGACGTATCTGGAGACCGTCCCGACGACCGACGGCAACACCGTCGCTGCGTGGGCGATTCCGTTTCTGCTCGCCGTCGGAACGCTTCGTGAACTCCTCGCCCGCCCGGAGGACGCCCTCTCCGAGACCGGCGTGAAGATCTCGCGCCAGGAGGTGTTCGCCGTCGTCACCGAGATGACGACCGCCGACTCCCGTGCACCCCTCGGCGACCTTCGCGAGGACATCGCCGGCCAACCCTTCCACCGGGCGAGCGGGCAGGCCGACTAA
- a CDS encoding DNA-binding protein: MTTTDDTIDPTDDTHVPPGASAHVCERCGRPFADEEYLSLHRGLDHAADLSAAEREAFEAAHESEVADLQRFRLLALAALVALYFGFLMTYAVVT, translated from the coding sequence ATGACTACGACCGACGACACTATCGACCCGACCGACGACACACACGTCCCGCCCGGCGCGTCCGCACACGTCTGTGAGCGGTGCGGACGGCCGTTCGCTGACGAGGAGTATCTATCCCTCCACCGCGGCCTCGACCACGCGGCCGATCTGTCGGCGGCCGAGCGCGAGGCCTTCGAGGCCGCCCACGAGTCCGAGGTGGCCGACCTCCAGCGGTTCAGACTGCTCGCACTGGCGGCGCTCGTGGCGCTGTACTTCGGGTTCCTGATGACCTACGCCGTCGTCACTTAG